A single genomic interval of Streptomyces sp. NBC_00663 harbors:
- a CDS encoding DUF4232 domain-containing protein — MTALFTRSTMLAVAGTALALSLTACQSGEDDNAAATSPTSATATVSDGASAAATVTSSAGSTGAGTSSGAADSSTSNDSSGRQTSTSTPVCAAADVTITAAKQDGPPYTHLVLTAKNTSGHSCRLAGFPHVQLLESHKQDVSPVAKSKPAAPVVLSAGAPAYALLKVSDGGTDEDNEPVSAFSVTLEGDSSVIAVSAPGSDGIAADPAQALVGYWTPELRNGADDF; from the coding sequence ATGACCGCTCTCTTCACCCGTTCCACGATGCTGGCCGTCGCCGGTACGGCACTCGCCCTTTCCCTCACCGCCTGCCAGAGCGGTGAGGACGACAACGCGGCGGCTACGTCGCCCACTTCGGCCACCGCGACGGTGTCGGACGGCGCGTCCGCCGCGGCGACCGTCACGTCCTCGGCCGGTTCGACGGGGGCGGGTACGTCTTCGGGAGCGGCGGACTCCAGCACCTCCAACGACTCCTCCGGCCGGCAGACGAGCACCTCCACCCCGGTGTGCGCAGCCGCCGACGTCACCATCACGGCGGCCAAGCAGGACGGCCCGCCCTACACCCACCTCGTTCTCACCGCGAAGAACACCTCCGGGCACTCCTGCCGTCTGGCGGGCTTCCCGCACGTCCAACTCCTGGAAAGCCACAAGCAGGACGTGTCGCCCGTCGCCAAGAGCAAGCCCGCCGCCCCGGTCGTCCTGTCCGCCGGAGCCCCCGCCTACGCCCTGCTCAAGGTCTCGGACGGCGGCACCGACGAGGACAACGAACCCGTGTCGGCGTTCTCGGTCACCCTGGAGGGGGACTCGTCGGTCATCGCGGTCTCCGCGCCCGGATCGGACGGCATCGCCGCCGACCCTGCCCAGGCCCTGGTCGGCTACTGGACCCCCGAGCTCCGCAACGGCGCGGACGACTTCTGA
- a CDS encoding ATP-binding protein: MRGATPAGDEFRQRLRHFRTRAGLSQEALSEAAGISVRALADMERGRTLGPQRRTVQALAQALELSADDAARLEQSAALGRPRPRAVAGPAGPNTLALPRDIRDFTARGPALARLLELAAEVGDGEPGGVEPPVSAVSVITGQPGLGKTAFAVHAAYRLAPDFPDGQFALDLRGMDAEPTPPRDALARLLGAMGIADAALPNGLDERAALWRSLLSDRRVLLLLDNAVDEDQVLPLLPGTGSSLTLVTSRNSLAGLGSVHRTDLALLRREEAVELLTRILGPQRVQAEAQAARDLADLCGHLPLAVRIAGQRLLSRPHERLTKLATRLAAEGRRLDGLQAGSLQVRAAFALSYRQLPPDTRTFLRRAALAAGPDFGPETGALLAGLSYDQAVACAEELTDAGLLQSDAVAERYRFHDLLRLYALEQTEAEDGPDVREAALDRTARWMLSRATVAALHYEVHQERSMPAGDPDPETAPVGKSQARAWLEAERAQWLAALHRAHRNAWHREVLDTAEAMHWFSDMTQHWEQWVEVFTCAGDSARALGDRRQEAVHLNYLAWAHNLCAHNPEAALTAADAALVAARDCADGLQEGWALGYGAGALHRQGRVEDAHDRLRESARCLAALDSPESRLAELTMLNTLGNLLRHIGRAAEALEIHRRSEQICRTGIPGRTAELVALYHAVARQQIGNDLVALERWHQAEAPLRQALADFEAAHMPIWAEHARLDLGRALSGTRHPEARQTLLTARDALAALKSPLHIEASAALAALSENGPRPAHAQAIDEAQCSQRENSRS; encoded by the coding sequence GTGCGCGGTGCCACACCCGCCGGCGACGAATTCAGGCAGCGACTGCGGCACTTCCGGACCCGCGCCGGGCTCAGCCAGGAGGCGCTCTCCGAGGCAGCCGGAATCAGCGTCAGAGCACTGGCCGACATGGAACGCGGACGCACGCTCGGGCCGCAGCGCCGCACGGTCCAGGCACTCGCACAAGCGCTGGAGCTGAGCGCCGACGACGCGGCGCGGCTGGAGCAGTCCGCAGCGCTGGGCCGCCCGCGTCCCCGCGCCGTCGCGGGCCCTGCCGGCCCCAACACCCTGGCCCTGCCGCGCGACATCCGGGACTTCACCGCGCGGGGCCCGGCGCTCGCCCGGCTGCTGGAGCTGGCAGCAGAGGTGGGGGACGGGGAACCCGGCGGCGTCGAGCCCCCGGTCTCCGCGGTCTCGGTGATCACCGGTCAACCCGGGCTGGGGAAAACGGCGTTCGCCGTCCACGCCGCGTATCGCCTCGCCCCTGACTTCCCCGACGGACAGTTCGCTCTGGACCTGCGCGGCATGGACGCCGAGCCGACGCCGCCCAGGGACGCGCTGGCCCGGCTCCTCGGCGCGATGGGCATCGCCGACGCCGCGCTGCCCAACGGCCTCGACGAGCGCGCCGCCCTGTGGCGTTCCCTGCTCAGTGACCGCCGGGTGCTCCTGCTCCTCGACAACGCAGTCGACGAGGATCAGGTCCTTCCCCTGCTGCCCGGTACCGGCTCGTCACTGACGCTGGTCACCAGTCGTAACTCCCTGGCGGGTCTGGGGTCCGTCCATCGCACCGATCTGGCACTGCTGCGCCGCGAGGAGGCGGTGGAGCTCCTCACCCGCATCCTCGGACCGCAACGTGTCCAGGCCGAGGCCCAGGCGGCCCGCGACCTGGCCGACCTGTGCGGGCACCTTCCCCTGGCGGTCCGCATCGCCGGTCAACGCCTCCTCAGCCGGCCGCACGAGCGCCTCACCAAACTCGCCACCCGCCTGGCCGCCGAAGGGCGCCGTCTCGACGGCCTCCAGGCCGGAAGCCTCCAGGTACGTGCCGCGTTCGCCCTCTCCTACCGTCAACTCCCGCCCGACACACGGACTTTCCTGCGCCGCGCCGCGCTGGCCGCAGGACCCGACTTCGGTCCCGAGACCGGCGCCCTGCTGGCCGGCCTCTCCTACGACCAGGCCGTCGCCTGCGCCGAGGAACTCACCGACGCCGGGCTGCTCCAGAGCGACGCCGTCGCCGAGCGCTACCGCTTCCACGATCTGCTCAGGCTCTACGCCCTCGAACAGACCGAGGCGGAGGACGGTCCGGACGTGCGCGAGGCCGCCCTGGACCGTACGGCGCGCTGGATGCTCAGCCGGGCCACCGTCGCCGCGCTGCACTACGAGGTCCACCAGGAGCGGTCCATGCCCGCCGGTGACCCCGATCCCGAGACGGCGCCGGTCGGCAAGAGCCAGGCGCGGGCCTGGTTGGAGGCCGAGCGGGCGCAGTGGCTCGCCGCGCTGCACCGGGCGCACCGAAATGCCTGGCACCGGGAGGTGCTGGACACGGCGGAGGCCATGCACTGGTTCTCCGACATGACCCAGCACTGGGAGCAGTGGGTGGAGGTGTTCACCTGCGCCGGCGACTCCGCACGCGCGCTGGGCGACCGTCGGCAGGAGGCGGTCCACCTCAACTACCTCGCCTGGGCCCACAACCTCTGCGCCCACAATCCCGAAGCCGCCCTGACCGCGGCCGACGCCGCACTGGTGGCGGCCCGGGACTGCGCGGACGGCCTGCAAGAGGGCTGGGCGCTCGGCTACGGCGCGGGCGCGCTGCACCGGCAGGGCCGAGTGGAGGACGCGCACGACCGGCTGCGGGAGTCGGCCCGCTGCCTCGCCGCGCTGGACTCCCCCGAGTCCCGGCTCGCCGAACTGACCATGCTCAACACCCTGGGCAACCTGCTGCGGCACATCGGCCGAGCCGCCGAGGCACTGGAGATCCACCGCCGCAGCGAGCAGATCTGCCGGACGGGGATTCCCGGCCGTACGGCCGAGTTGGTCGCGCTCTACCACGCGGTGGCCCGGCAGCAGATCGGCAACGACCTCGTGGCCCTGGAGCGCTGGCACCAGGCCGAGGCACCACTGCGCCAGGCACTCGCCGACTTCGAGGCGGCACACATGCCCATCTGGGCTGAACACGCCCGCCTGGACCTGGGCCGTGCCCTCAGCGGCACGCGGCACCCCGAGGCCCGGCAGACACTTCTCACCGCCCGGGACGCTCTGGCAGCGCTCAAGAGCCCCCTCCATATCGAGGCCTCGGCGGCTCTCGCCGCACTGAGCGAGA
- a CDS encoding GAF and ANTAR domain-containing protein, with translation MDWARFAEQMATMARNLLAQDSLTGTLQRITASATELVAGCDASGILVLHGREQGSFAPTEQLVTASDALQRDLGEGPCFDAARHPNGERVYRIPDLTAEIQRWPSFAPQANELGVGSMMGILLFTDADDFGALNFYSRRPGAFTAESELAAWLLASHAAVAFSSARTHAEMEQAVATRHLIGEAMGILMATHHLTEEQAFDALRRYSQETNTKLREVARRVCERGSPI, from the coding sequence GTGGACTGGGCCCGGTTCGCGGAGCAGATGGCGACGATGGCACGGAACTTGCTGGCGCAGGACTCTCTGACCGGGACCCTCCAGCGGATCACCGCATCGGCGACCGAGCTGGTCGCGGGCTGCGATGCTTCCGGAATCCTGGTACTGCACGGCAGGGAGCAGGGCAGCTTCGCACCCACCGAACAGCTGGTCACCGCCAGCGACGCCCTGCAACGGGACCTGGGCGAGGGGCCCTGTTTCGACGCCGCGCGCCACCCGAACGGCGAGCGCGTCTACCGGATCCCGGACCTGACTGCCGAGATCCAGCGCTGGCCCTCCTTCGCTCCCCAAGCCAACGAACTGGGGGTGGGCAGCATGATGGGCATCCTGCTGTTCACCGACGCCGACGACTTCGGCGCACTGAACTTCTACTCCCGCCGGCCCGGAGCGTTCACGGCGGAGAGTGAACTGGCCGCCTGGCTGCTGGCCTCGCACGCCGCGGTCGCCTTCTCCAGTGCTCGCACCCACGCGGAAATGGAACAGGCTGTCGCGACGCGGCACTTGATCGGTGAGGCCATGGGCATCCTCATGGCCACCCACCACCTCACCGAGGAACAGGCTTTCGACGCCCTGCGCCGCTACTCCCAGGAGACCAACACCAAACTCCGCGAGGTCGCCCGCCGCGTCTGCGAACGAGGCAGCCCCATCTGA